One part of the Oceanihabitans sp. IOP_32 genome encodes these proteins:
- a CDS encoding alginate export family protein — protein sequence MKIYLLLCFISVFTFANGQSNPNILKFSLLRQNDSISITETKNNYQNLKSIALGKENQLSLGGSFRFQTEAYINEQFNNKENQNDYWFLSRAMFHTHLKLGTKFEFFGELNSSLITGKENISPVQKDALNINQLFVNYQINNHFSYLIGRQNMRLGSGRLIDVREGPNVRLSFDMLQLKYKDYNTKITGFYAIPVQQQQGVWDNNAFNTSETLSALYWTQNWTKSTSTDIYVLYKKELNKIWNSGMAHDKRASLGLRHFGTWKGLTYNNEFVYQAGKFGNQNISAWTISFHIEKAFKTFNHLSLGLKTEAISGDKNTNNNAINTFDALYPRGAYFGRVARFGPSNLIDIHPYLTSKIGPIDIELDYVAFWRFSKHDGLYNPALILEYPSNNNKRFIANQIGAIASYKVNQFISIELESNIIYPGTFLKAGHQKDPLYHFVLTTEIKF from the coding sequence ATGAAAATCTATTTATTACTATGTTTTATAAGTGTTTTTACTTTTGCAAACGGGCAATCAAACCCCAATATTTTAAAGTTTAGCTTACTGCGCCAAAACGATAGTATATCTATTACTGAAACTAAAAACAACTATCAAAATCTTAAATCAATCGCATTAGGAAAAGAAAACCAACTAAGCCTCGGGGGTAGTTTTCGTTTTCAAACCGAAGCCTATATAAACGAGCAATTTAATAACAAAGAAAACCAAAATGACTACTGGTTCTTAAGCCGTGCCATGTTTCACACACACTTGAAATTAGGCACTAAATTTGAATTTTTTGGTGAACTAAATTCCAGCTTAATTACCGGTAAAGAAAATATAAGTCCAGTGCAAAAAGATGCGTTAAATATCAATCAACTATTTGTCAACTATCAAATTAACAACCATTTTAGTTATCTCATAGGAAGGCAGAACATGCGTTTAGGAAGCGGTAGATTAATTGATGTGCGTGAAGGTCCAAATGTGCGCTTATCATTCGATATGTTACAACTAAAGTATAAAGATTACAACACTAAAATAACTGGCTTTTATGCCATACCTGTGCAACAACAACAAGGTGTTTGGGATAATAATGCCTTCAACACCTCTGAGACCTTATCTGCTTTATACTGGACCCAAAATTGGACCAAAAGTACAAGCACCGATATTTATGTGTTGTACAAGAAAGAACTTAATAAAATTTGGAACTCTGGAATGGCTCATGATAAAAGAGCATCACTAGGTTTGCGCCATTTTGGAACATGGAAAGGATTAACATATAACAACGAATTTGTCTATCAAGCAGGAAAATTTGGCAATCAAAATATCTCTGCATGGACCATATCATTCCATATAGAGAAAGCTTTTAAAACCTTTAACCATCTCAGTTTAGGACTAAAAACCGAAGCGATTAGTGGCGATAAGAATACGAATAACAACGCGATAAACACCTTTGATGCCTTATACCCTAGAGGCGCTTATTTTGGACGCGTAGCGCGTTTTGGCCCATCTAACTTAATTGACATACACCCCTATTTAACTTCTAAAATTGGTCCTATCGATATTGAGCTAGACTATGTTGCTTTTTGGCGTTTTTCGAAGCACGACGGCCTTTACAATCCAGCTTTGATTTTAGAATACCCATCTAACAACAACAAACGGTTTATTGCAAATCAAATAGGCGCTATTGCAAGCTATAAAGTAAACCAGTTTATTAGTATTGAACTAGAATCAAATATTATTTACCCTGGTACATTTCTAAAAGCAGGTCATCAAAAAGACCCATTATATCATTTTGTCTTAACCACTGAAATAAAATTTTAA
- a CDS encoding hydrolase, with the protein MKTIKLTFVLFLTITFSTFAQKPSPELLDPTNHALVLIDHEGQMAFATNSIDPVELRNNVGLISGAAKIFDIPTVVTTVAEESFSGPVFPEIIEFFPNHKEYIDRTTMNTWEDENAFKAITSKNKKKIVMAGLWTSVCVVGPAMSAINDGYDVYIITDASGDISKEAHDMAVNRMVQAGAKPITSLQYLLELQRDWARSETYEAVNQLAIRFGGGYGLGIQYARKMLKH; encoded by the coding sequence ATGAAAACCATAAAACTAACATTCGTATTATTTTTAACCATCACATTCAGCACTTTTGCTCAAAAACCAAGTCCAGAATTATTAGACCCTACAAACCACGCGTTAGTATTAATAGATCACGAAGGTCAAATGGCTTTTGCCACAAATAGTATAGACCCCGTAGAATTACGTAATAATGTAGGTTTAATATCTGGAGCAGCCAAAATTTTTGACATTCCTACCGTTGTCACCACGGTTGCCGAAGAATCTTTTAGCGGCCCTGTGTTTCCAGAGATTATAGAGTTTTTCCCAAACCATAAAGAATACATAGACAGAACAACCATGAATACTTGGGAAGATGAAAACGCCTTTAAAGCCATTACAAGTAAAAACAAGAAAAAAATTGTTATGGCAGGACTTTGGACAAGTGTTTGTGTAGTTGGCCCAGCAATGTCTGCCATTAATGATGGCTACGACGTGTACATTATCACAGACGCCTCTGGAGATATCTCTAAAGAAGCTCACGATATGGCGGTTAACAGAATGGTGCAAGCAGGTGCTAAACCAATCACATCTCTACAGTACTTATTAGAGCTACAACGCGATTGGGCAAGAAGTGAAACTTACGAAGCAGTAAACCAATTAGCCATACGTTTTGGTGGCGGATACGGTTTAGGAATCCAGTACGCTCGTAAAATGTTAAAGCACTAG
- a CDS encoding DMT family transporter — translation MKTQFTLIILAVLAGAVLPLQAGLNVQLGKSVQQPIFAAFASFLVGTIGLLIYLVILKLDFLSVIQVKNVSPAVWLAGLLGAFYVAAVIILAPKLGTALTFVLVVAGQMSASLILDHFGLMGLPIKQINWQRLLGIGFLIGGVLLIRKF, via the coding sequence ATGAAAACCCAATTTACTCTCATAATCTTAGCCGTATTGGCTGGAGCTGTTTTACCCTTGCAAGCTGGACTAAATGTACAACTAGGTAAATCTGTGCAACAACCCATATTTGCGGCCTTTGCCTCATTTCTAGTGGGTACAATTGGCTTGCTCATTTATCTTGTTATTTTAAAACTTGATTTTCTATCGGTGATTCAAGTTAAAAACGTTTCACCCGCAGTATGGCTAGCAGGTTTATTAGGTGCTTTCTATGTAGCAGCTGTTATTATTCTCGCACCAAAATTAGGTACAGCATTAACCTTTGTATTGGTTGTTGCAGGACAAATGAGCGCATCATTAATTCTTGACCATTTTGGTTTAATGGGTCTTCCTATTAAACAAATAAATTGGCAACGGCTGCTAGGTATAGGCTTTTTAATAGGTGGAGTGCTGCTTATTCGAAAATTTTAG
- a CDS encoding (4Fe-4S)-binding protein has product MKTKKYSNGEITILWKPDKCTHSGICVKTLPKVYNPKERPWVKPENAKTDELIDQVSKCPSGALSIK; this is encoded by the coding sequence ATGAAGACTAAAAAATATTCAAACGGTGAAATAACAATTTTATGGAAACCAGATAAATGCACCCATTCGGGAATTTGTGTAAAAACATTACCAAAGGTTTACAATCCAAAAGAAAGACCATGGGTAAAGCCTGAAAATGCTAAAACCGATGAATTAATAGATCAAGTATCTAAATGCCCTTCGGGAGCATTAAGCATTAAATAA
- a CDS encoding LytR/AlgR family response regulator transcription factor, with protein MNCIIIEDQLPAQRILKKYIEDIGSLTLVGSYTDALSALNVLNSKRIDLMFLDIHLPKLSGIEFLKTLSHPPQVILTTAFQDYAIESYELNVIDYLLKPFSFQRFVKAVSKVSHVQHNKIANADIHQKNTVEDIYIKSGYDHIRIKTEDILYIISDSDYTEIHVHDKKYLSSESLRYWEEFLPQNTFTRVHKSYIINTKKIIKVSGNQIFLEKNNSIPIGRAFKKDFMERFLPI; from the coding sequence ATGAATTGCATTATCATAGAAGACCAATTACCCGCTCAACGTATTTTAAAAAAATATATAGAAGATATTGGGTCGTTAACCTTGGTAGGAAGTTACACTGATGCCCTTAGCGCCTTAAACGTTTTAAACTCTAAACGAATAGATTTGATGTTCTTAGATATTCACCTCCCAAAATTATCTGGAATTGAGTTTTTAAAAACCTTATCGCATCCACCACAAGTCATTTTAACGACAGCTTTTCAAGATTACGCGATTGAAAGTTACGAACTTAATGTAATTGATTATCTTCTAAAACCTTTTTCTTTTCAGCGTTTTGTAAAAGCAGTTTCAAAGGTTAGCCATGTGCAACACAATAAGATTGCAAATGCAGATATCCATCAAAAAAATACCGTAGAAGATATTTATATAAAAAGCGGTTACGACCATATACGCATTAAGACTGAAGATATTTTATATATCATATCAGATTCTGATTATACCGAAATACATGTTCATGATAAGAAATACTTATCTTCGGAGTCCTTGCGCTACTGGGAGGAATTTTTACCTCAAAATACCTTTACACGCGTTCATAAGTCATACATTATAAATACGAAGAAGATTATAAAAGTTTCTGGAAATCAAATATTTTTAGAAAAAAACAATAGCATTCCAATAGGCAGAGCGTTTAAAAAAGATTTTATGGAACGTTTTTTACCAATTTAA
- a CDS encoding amidohydrolase codes for MKRFILLLTLAITFVSCKKEQKSNAEVTTSGVTADLIVTNAKVAVMDSYRTITEAIAVKDGKVLKTGTTEEVLKLQGANTKTIDANKRTLIPGLNDSHLHLTRGGRFYNAELRWDGVKTLKRALEMLKEQAQRTPEGQWVRVIGGWSPYQFEEKRFPTPEEINEATGDVPTFVLFLYSRGWLNQAGLNALNIDENTKAPEGSTFEKGPDGKLTGVLLAEPNPTILYARIGALPPLSEEAMINGTKQFYRELNSFGITSGIDAGGGGHKFPKDYTGTKALADKGEMPLRLSYYLFPQNKGNEYAEFQEWMANNKVGHNGEIHLDHGYELEGGGEFLAWSAGDFENFLAPQPLLENRPTWRKDLKQILTLHAENGWPFRIHATYGETIKHMLDLIEEVNQETNGKLTANRWLFDHAETVKEEDLKRIKALNGGIAIQARMAYAGEFFVERYGADKAKQAPPIKKIIDAGIPVGAGTDGTRVASYNPWPALYWLISGKTVGDFQLAEPSNQLTREEALHLYTKGSAWVSKEEHVKGTLENGMFADFTILSDDYFTVPEEKISHIKSVLTVVDGKVVYGSEDYKDLNPPLPEVIPTWSPVKYFGGYQNK; via the coding sequence ATGAAACGATTTATATTACTTTTAACATTGGCTATCACTTTCGTTTCTTGTAAAAAGGAACAAAAGTCGAATGCTGAAGTGACGACATCTGGGGTTACAGCCGACTTAATAGTAACCAATGCCAAGGTTGCTGTTATGGATAGCTACAGAACAATTACAGAAGCTATCGCTGTAAAAGATGGCAAAGTTTTAAAAACAGGCACCACAGAAGAAGTTCTTAAACTTCAAGGCGCAAACACAAAGACTATAGACGCCAACAAAAGAACTCTTATCCCTGGACTTAACGACTCGCATTTACACCTTACAAGAGGCGGTCGATTTTATAATGCCGAGTTGCGTTGGGATGGTGTAAAAACACTAAAGCGTGCGCTAGAAATGCTAAAAGAACAAGCCCAGCGCACACCAGAAGGCCAATGGGTGCGCGTTATTGGTGGTTGGAGTCCGTATCAATTTGAAGAAAAAAGATTTCCTACTCCAGAAGAAATCAATGAAGCCACCGGAGATGTGCCTACTTTTGTATTATTTTTATACAGTAGAGGTTGGTTAAACCAAGCAGGTTTGAACGCTTTAAACATAGACGAAAACACCAAAGCTCCAGAAGGTAGTACTTTTGAAAAAGGGCCTGACGGAAAATTAACCGGTGTACTATTAGCTGAGCCTAACCCAACTATTTTATATGCGAGAATTGGTGCCTTACCTCCACTAAGCGAAGAGGCGATGATAAATGGCACTAAACAGTTTTATAGAGAATTAAACAGCTTCGGAATTACCAGCGGAATTGACGCTGGTGGTGGCGGACACAAGTTCCCTAAAGACTATACTGGCACAAAGGCTCTTGCAGATAAAGGTGAAATGCCATTACGTTTATCATACTACCTATTCCCACAAAATAAAGGGAATGAATATGCCGAATTTCAAGAATGGATGGCCAATAATAAAGTAGGCCACAATGGTGAAATTCATTTAGATCACGGTTATGAGCTAGAAGGTGGTGGAGAATTTTTAGCGTGGAGCGCAGGAGATTTTGAAAATTTTTTAGCACCACAACCCCTACTAGAAAACAGACCAACGTGGCGAAAAGACTTGAAACAAATTTTAACGCTGCATGCCGAAAACGGATGGCCATTTAGAATTCACGCTACCTATGGAGAGACCATAAAACACATGTTAGATCTTATCGAAGAAGTAAACCAAGAAACCAATGGCAAACTAACGGCAAACCGTTGGCTATTTGACCACGCAGAAACCGTAAAAGAAGAAGATCTAAAACGCATTAAAGCTTTAAATGGTGGTATTGCTATTCAAGCGAGAATGGCTTATGCAGGAGAGTTTTTTGTTGAGCGTTACGGTGCAGATAAAGCCAAACAAGCCCCACCTATTAAAAAGATTATTGATGCAGGAATACCCGTAGGTGCCGGAACTGATGGTACACGTGTAGCTAGTTACAACCCATGGCCCGCATTGTACTGGTTAATCTCTGGAAAAACGGTTGGCGATTTCCAATTGGCTGAACCTTCTAACCAATTAACCAGAGAAGAAGCCCTGCATTTATATACAAAAGGCAGCGCTTGGGTATCTAAAGAAGAACATGTAAAAGGAACTCTTGAAAATGGCATGTTTGCAGATTTCACCATACTTTCTGATGATTATTTTACAGTACCAGAAGAAAAAATAAGCCATATAAAATCTGTACTTACCGTAGTTGATGGCAAAGTAGTTTATGGCAGTGAAGATTATAAAGACTTGAACCCGCCATTACCAGAAGTAATACCAACATGGTCACCAGTGAAATATTTTGGAGGCTATCAAAACAAATAA
- a CDS encoding TMEM175 family protein — protein MKTGRLEAFSDGVLAIIITIMVLGMSAPEGYTFEALKPILPIFLTYVLSFVYLGIYWNNHHHLLQAVNKVNGKILWANLNLLFWLSLLPFATDWMGKNHFEDNPTAIYGTVLFMAAIAFKILVYCVIKNEGKESNVGKVYKKDKRMNLSLFLYFAGVVISFFFPIVSLIVYLVVALMWVVPDRRIEKTINE, from the coding sequence ATGAAAACAGGACGATTAGAAGCCTTTAGCGATGGTGTTTTAGCCATTATTATTACCATCATGGTCTTGGGTATGAGCGCGCCCGAAGGATATACCTTCGAGGCATTAAAACCTATTTTACCCATTTTTTTAACTTATGTTTTAAGTTTCGTTTATTTAGGTATTTACTGGAACAACCACCACCACTTATTGCAAGCAGTTAACAAAGTTAACGGGAAAATACTGTGGGCCAATTTAAATTTATTGTTTTGGCTTTCCCTCCTACCTTTTGCAACAGATTGGATGGGAAAAAATCATTTTGAAGACAACCCAACAGCCATCTATGGCACCGTATTATTTATGGCCGCAATAGCCTTCAAAATTCTGGTGTATTGCGTTATAAAAAACGAGGGGAAAGAATCTAATGTTGGCAAAGTGTATAAAAAAGATAAAAGAATGAATCTTTCTCTATTTTTATATTTTGCTGGTGTAGTAATATCTTTCTTTTTTCCTATTGTTAGCCTTATTGTCTATTTAGTTGTAGCACTAATGTGGGTAGTACCAGATCGTAGAATTGAAAAAACGATTAACGAATAA
- a CDS encoding pirin family protein, protein MSNTELIIEERAANIGNFMVGRLLPFRQKRAVGPFTFIDHMGPSKMSPQENLDVPPHPHIGLSTLTYLFEGSIQHKDSLGSNIEIKPGAVNWMTAGKGVVHSERTPQYLRNKEKTLHGLQIWVALPKHLEQSAPSFAHIKEEDIPKWNTQGVAFKLIAGKAFHKTSPVPVHSELYFIEIKSKDKQQINIGNDLYGESALYILEGSISADGHTYGNKQILVAKDSKLCAFEMDTNTTVYIFGGMPFDEARYIHWNFVNSDKNIIEQAKKDWENQNLNAFPKVPGDENEYVPLPKPRKI, encoded by the coding sequence ATGTCAAACACAGAATTAATTATTGAAGAAAGGGCAGCCAACATTGGTAATTTTATGGTAGGTCGTTTATTACCCTTCCGTCAAAAAAGAGCCGTTGGACCTTTTACTTTTATTGACCATATGGGGCCTTCAAAAATGAGTCCCCAAGAAAATCTTGATGTCCCTCCGCACCCACATATTGGATTATCCACCTTAACCTATTTGTTTGAAGGTTCTATTCAACATAAGGATAGCTTGGGTTCTAATATCGAAATAAAACCAGGAGCCGTAAATTGGATGACTGCCGGTAAAGGGGTGGTACACTCGGAGCGAACACCCCAATATTTACGAAATAAAGAAAAAACGCTACACGGTTTACAAATTTGGGTGGCTTTGCCAAAACATTTAGAACAGTCGGCGCCAAGTTTTGCCCATATTAAGGAAGAAGACATCCCTAAATGGAACACACAGGGTGTAGCCTTTAAATTAATTGCTGGAAAAGCATTTCATAAAACATCGCCAGTTCCCGTACATAGCGAACTTTATTTTATAGAAATAAAAAGTAAAGACAAACAGCAAATAAACATTGGTAATGACCTTTATGGCGAAAGCGCCTTGTATATTCTTGAAGGAAGCATTAGTGCCGACGGACATACTTATGGAAACAAACAAATATTAGTCGCTAAAGACAGTAAATTGTGCGCCTTTGAGATGGACACTAACACCACAGTATATATCTTTGGTGGAATGCCCTTTGATGAAGCGCGCTATATTCATTGGAATTTTGTAAATTCTGATAAGAACATTATTGAACAAGCTAAGAAAGATTGGGAAAACCAAAACCTAAATGCATTTCCTAAAGTACCTGGAGATGAAAACGAATACGTACCCTTACCAAAACCAAGAAAAATATGA
- a CDS encoding pirin family protein, translating to MKTILHKANTRGDANHGWLHSKHTFSFANYYDPERMNFGALRVLNDDTVSESRGFGTHPHKDMEIVSIPLEGDLKHRDNMGNEAIIKAGDIQVMSAGTGIMHSEYNNNPDKPVKFLQIWVIPNKQDVEPRYDQITLNTIDRNNKLQQVLSPNPNDSGVWIHQNAWFNMTNLDQNKEVKYSLNDPKNNGVYAFVLKGDASINNQKLNERDGFGIWDIETLDIKADSDTEILLMEVPVKQ from the coding sequence ATGAAAACAATACTGCACAAAGCAAACACAAGAGGCGATGCTAATCATGGGTGGCTGCATTCCAAACACACCTTTAGCTTCGCAAATTACTACGACCCAGAGCGCATGAACTTTGGAGCTTTAAGAGTTCTAAATGATGATACGGTCTCAGAAAGTAGGGGTTTTGGAACGCACCCACACAAAGATATGGAAATTGTATCCATTCCGCTTGAAGGCGATTTAAAACATCGCGACAATATGGGTAACGAAGCTATTATTAAAGCTGGCGATATACAGGTTATGAGTGCCGGTACCGGAATCATGCATTCTGAATACAATAACAACCCAGACAAACCTGTGAAATTTTTACAAATTTGGGTGATCCCAAATAAGCAAGATGTCGAACCGCGCTACGATCAAATAACGTTAAACACGATAGACCGCAACAACAAATTACAGCAAGTTTTATCACCCAATCCCAATGATTCTGGTGTTTGGATACATCAAAACGCTTGGTTTAACATGACTAATTTAGACCAAAACAAAGAAGTTAAATACAGCCTGAACGACCCAAAAAACAATGGTGTTTATGCTTTTGTCTTAAAAGGTGATGCCTCAATTAACAACCAAAAACTAAACGAAAGAGATGGTTTTGGCATCTGGGATATTGAGACACTCGATATTAAAGCAGATAGCGATACCGAAATTTTATTAATGGAAGTTCCAGTAAAACAATAA
- a CDS encoding YceI family protein: protein METTVNTKWNIDHSHSEVGFKVKHMMISTVKGHFEDYKASIETSKADFIDAQFSFSAKTASINTKNNDRDNHLKSDDFFNSEKYPEMTFKSKSFDGNKLTGDLTIRDITKEVVLDVDFNGVAVDPYGQTKAGFELQGKINRKDFNLTWNAVTEAGSIVVSDTVALVIDAQFTKQS from the coding sequence ATGGAGACAACAGTAAACACCAAATGGAACATAGACCATTCACACTCAGAAGTAGGCTTTAAAGTAAAGCACATGATGATTTCTACCGTTAAAGGACATTTCGAAGATTATAAAGCTTCAATTGAAACCAGTAAAGCAGACTTTATCGATGCACAATTTAGCTTTTCAGCTAAGACCGCCTCGATAAACACCAAAAATAACGATAGAGACAACCATTTAAAATCTGATGACTTTTTCAATTCAGAAAAATATCCTGAAATGACTTTTAAATCTAAGTCTTTTGATGGGAACAAGCTTACAGGCGATTTAACCATAAGAGATATTACCAAAGAAGTTGTTTTAGATGTTGATTTTAACGGGGTTGCAGTTGATCCATACGGACAAACAAAAGCGGGTTTCGAACTGCAAGGAAAAATAAACCGTAAAGATTTTAATTTAACTTGGAATGCCGTAACCGAAGCAGGTAGCATAGTAGTGTCTGATACGGTAGCCTTAGTAATTGATGCCCAGTTTACAAAACAAAGCTAA
- a CDS encoding hydrolase: MKTIKLTFVLFLTITFSTFAQKPSPELLDPTNHALVLIDHEGQMAFATNSIDPVELRNNVGLISGAAKIFDIPTVVTTVAEESFSGPVFPEIIEFFPNHKEYIDRTTMNTWEDKNAFKAITSKNKKKIVMAGLWTSVCVVGPAMSAINDGYDVYIITDASGDISKEAHDMAVNRMVQAGAKPITSLQYLLELQRDWARSETYEAVNQLAIRFGGGYGLGIQYARKMLKH, encoded by the coding sequence ATGAAAACCATAAAATTAACATTCGTATTATTTTTAACCATCACATTCAGCACTTTTGCTCAAAAACCAAGTCCAGAATTATTAGACCCTACAAACCACGCGTTAGTACTAATAGATCACGAAGGTCAAATGGCTTTTGCTACAAATAGTATAGACCCCGTAGAATTGCGTAATAATGTAGGTTTAATATCTGGAGCAGCTAAAATTTTTGACATTCCTACCGTTGTCACCACGGTTGCTGAAGAATCTTTTAGCGGCCCTGTGTTTCCAGAGATTATAGAGTTTTTCCCAAACCATAAAGAGTACATAGACAGAACAACTATGAATACTTGGGAAGATAAAAACGCCTTTAAAGCCATTACAAGTAAAAACAAGAAAAAAATTGTTATGGCAGGACTTTGGACAAGTGTTTGTGTAGTTGGCCCAGCAATGTCTGCCATTAATGATGGCTACGACGTGTACATTATCACAGACGCCTCTGGAGATATCTCTAAAGAAGCACACGATATGGCGGTTAACAGAATGGTGCAAGCAGGTGCTAAACCAATCACATCTCTACAGTACTTATTAGAGCTACAACGCGATTGGGCAAGAAGTGAAACTTACGAAGCAGTAAACCAATTAGCCATACGTTTTGGTGGCGGATACGGTTTAGGAATCCAGTACGCTCGTAAAATGTTAAAGCACTAA
- a CDS encoding sigma 54-interacting transcriptional regulator produces MTEEKEIGFIKAWLVDALPYEVFWAKEDGSLVYGNPKLCERLGYKRTELTKLTIFDINTTVTPESWQRHWEALKRNKIESFQAVHKNKSGAFYEVEVYAQFFSNNRKEMVCAIMRDITSSSFYKNLVNNVESMAKVGGWDLNLQDGSILVTPEAFRIFNTEIKEDFHPSKIVQYFKDGERFRKHIIETTRNAVPFDGVFETKETPSRFIRSIVKPLLKGDKVYKVVGIYQDLTEQVKRENKLNFFKDVIDNAQDLIYVYNKSGKLLEYSNSVSSTLGFSKKELDRATVFDLDTSVTEAWWESHFSEIKKNGSLQMEWLLTKKDGTKFPADVVANYMHYEGQDINCAVVRDITTRKERDVKLFQALEEIKSLKDKLEVENEYLQEEISSSINAGNIKCKSEVYAKVLEQVYLVAPTDTTVLITGESGTGKELLATAVHANSSRKNRPLIKINCATLPKELIESELFGHKKGAFTGAVADKVGKFTLADGGSIFLDEIGEMPIDLQSKLLRVLQEGEFDELGGSKTIKVDVRVIAATNRDLAEMIKEGRFREDLYYRLNVFPIYNIPLRERKEDIPLLAQFFLEKFSTRAGKAFKRLSKKTVAALMAYDFPGNIRELENLIERAVIIENGTILNTGSWMPTVSKNTKASELLTFEEAQRQHIIAVLKRTKGKVSGINGAAGILDMNAKTLFAKMKKLGIEKETIFKT; encoded by the coding sequence ATGACCGAAGAAAAAGAAATAGGATTTATTAAAGCGTGGTTAGTCGACGCCTTACCGTATGAAGTGTTTTGGGCTAAAGAAGATGGTAGTCTGGTTTATGGTAATCCAAAGCTTTGTGAACGACTTGGTTATAAAAGAACTGAGCTTACTAAGCTTACTATATTTGATATAAACACTACCGTAACTCCAGAAAGTTGGCAGCGACATTGGGAGGCTTTAAAGCGTAATAAGATTGAAAGTTTTCAAGCTGTCCATAAGAATAAATCTGGTGCTTTTTATGAAGTTGAGGTTTATGCTCAATTTTTCTCAAATAACAGAAAAGAGATGGTATGTGCTATTATGCGCGACATTACATCGTCTAGTTTTTATAAAAATTTGGTTAATAATGTCGAATCCATGGCTAAAGTAGGTGGGTGGGATCTTAATCTTCAAGATGGTTCTATATTAGTAACTCCCGAAGCTTTTAGGATATTTAATACAGAAATTAAGGAAGATTTTCACCCTAGCAAAATTGTCCAGTATTTTAAGGATGGAGAACGTTTTAGAAAACACATTATTGAAACGACTAGAAACGCTGTACCTTTTGATGGAGTTTTTGAGACCAAAGAAACGCCTAGTAGATTTATACGCTCTATTGTAAAGCCCTTATTAAAAGGTGATAAGGTTTATAAGGTAGTGGGTATTTATCAAGATTTAACAGAGCAAGTAAAACGGGAAAATAAGCTTAATTTCTTTAAAGACGTTATCGATAATGCGCAAGATTTGATTTACGTCTATAACAAATCTGGTAAATTGTTAGAATACAGCAACTCGGTTTCAAGCACATTAGGGTTTTCTAAAAAAGAATTAGACCGTGCTACTGTTTTTGATTTAGATACGAGTGTTACAGAGGCATGGTGGGAATCACATTTCTCAGAGATTAAAAAAAACGGCTCATTACAAATGGAATGGTTGCTTACTAAAAAAGATGGTACCAAGTTTCCTGCAGATGTAGTGGCTAACTATATGCATTATGAAGGTCAAGATATAAATTGTGCCGTGGTGCGCGATATTACCACTAGAAAAGAACGAGATGTAAAACTTTTTCAAGCACTTGAAGAGATAAAGTCTTTAAAGGATAAGTTAGAAGTTGAAAACGAGTATTTACAAGAAGAGATAAGTAGTAGCATAAATGCAGGTAATATTAAATGTAAAAGCGAGGTTTATGCCAAGGTTTTAGAACAAGTATACCTTGTTGCTCCAACAGATACTACCGTTTTAATTACTGGCGAATCGGGTACAGGAAAAGAATTGTTAGCCACTGCAGTACATGCTAATAGCTCGCGGAAAAACCGGCCTCTTATAAAAATTAACTGTGCCACCTTGCCAAAAGAGCTTATTGAAAGTGAGTTGTTTGGTCATAAAAAAGGGGCTTTTACTGGAGCTGTGGCCGATAAAGTTGGTAAGTTTACTCTGGCCGATGGCGGCAGCATTTTTCTAGATGAAATTGGTGAAATGCCTATAGATTTGCAATCTAAATTATTACGGGTTCTACAAGAAGGTGAATTTGATGAATTGGGCGGGTCTAAAACCATTAAAGTGGACGTAAGAGTAATTGCTGCAACAAATCGGGATCTTGCAGAAATGATAAAAGAAGGTCGTTTTAGAGAAGATTTATATTACAGATTAAATGTCTTTCCTATTTATAATATACCCCTTCGAGAGCGAAAAGAAGACATCCCGCTTTTAGCCCAATTTTTTTTAGAAAAATTTTCTACAAGAGCAGGTAAAGCATTTAAACGACTATCAAAAAAAACGGTAGCGGCTCTTATGGCGTACGATTTCCCTGGTAATATTAGAGAGCTAGAAAATTTAATAGAGCGCGCCGTAATTATTGAAAATGGCACAATATTAAATACAGGAAGTTGGATGCCCACCGTTTCAAAAAACACAAAAGCCTCTGAGCTGCTCACATTTGAAGAAGCTCAAAGACAACATATTATAGCTGTTTTAAAGCGCACTAAAGGTAAAGTGAGCGGCATAAACGGTGCCGCTGGTATTCTTGATATGAATGCTAAAACCTTATTTGCAAAAATGAAAAAACTAGGTATCGAAAAAGAAACTATTTTTAAAACTTAA